CCGCGCTGATCATCTCTGCGACCGGCTGGTGGTACGCGGACCCGCTGGTCGCGGTGGTGGTCGCGGTGCTGATCGTGCCACGCACCTGGAAGCTGGGCATGGCCGCGCTGCGCATCCTGGTCCAGGCCGCGCCCGCACACCTGGACGTGACCGCGGTCCGCACCCGGCTGGCCGAGGTGCCGGGCGTGTGCGACGTGCACGACCTGCACGTCTGGACGCTCACCTCGGGCATGGACGTGGCCAGCGCGCACCTGCGGCTGGAACCGGCCGCGGAGGCGACCGTGGTGCTGACCAGGGCGCGCGAGGCGCTGCACCACGACTTCCACATCGACCACGCCACGCTCCAGCTGGAGCCGCAGACCCCGACGCCGTGCGGCCCCAGCTCGTGGTGAGCGGTCAGCAACCGATCCGGGTGGCTCCGAGTGCCACGTCGTCGTACCAGAGCGTGTCGGCGCCGTCGCCGTAGCTCTCCCAGCCGAGCCGGAGGTCGGTCAACGCCGGCCGCCACGTCTTGACCAGCCACTGCCGGTCCACGTCCGGCGTCGGCACGCCGTCCACCCGCAGACCGGTCACCGCCGCGCCGTCCACCCAGGTGGTCAGCGTGCCGGCGGCGCCGTCGACCTCGAACTCCACGCAGGTCCAGACGTTCACCGGCAGCGGGCGGCTCAGCGCCACCCCGGCCGGGCTCTGCTCGGGCAGCGTGGCGTCGTCCGACTGCCGGTTCCACTGCAGCGCCGCGTTCTGGCCACCCATCCGCAGGTCCCCGCCGTCGTTCGTGTCACGCATGGCCAGGAACGTGACGTGCGCGGCCGGCAGCGGCGTGGTGTGCCGGACGTAGAAGCGCCCGAACCGCGCACCCGGCGCCGCGGTCGTACGCACGAACACGTGGTTGCAGTACCCGGCCGCGCCGGCCACCCTGATCGACCGGGTGCCGCTGCGCGCGACGGACGTGTCCACGGTCGCGGCACCGGTGCCGGAGCAGTCCTGGGCGCTGACCGCCCACGCACCGGACGGCACGCCGCCCGCCTGCGACTCGAAGTCGTC
This genomic window from Catenuloplanes niger contains:
- a CDS encoding cellulose-binding domain-containing protein, translating into MPSARHLLVGLTAALVAVTAGWALPTVAGAAEGCRVDYAANQWTGGFTATVRVSPGSTAVSGWTVTWTYPGDSTITSAWNAQVTQSGRTVTAVNVGWNGGIPASGTAEFGVQGTFAADNAAPAGFTLNGVPCNGDPAPSGTPASPTPTLSPSPTPPATPGAGCGTAVLCDDFESQAGGVPSGAWAVSAQDCSGTGAATVDTSVARSGTRSIRVAGAAGYCNHVFVRTTAAPGARFGRFYVRHTTPLPAAHVTFLAMRDTNDGGDLRMGGQNAALQWNRQSDDATLPEQSPAGVALSRPLPVNVWTCVEFEVDGAAGTLTTWVDGAAVTGLRVDGVPTPDVDRQWLVKTWRPALTDLRLGWESYGDGADTLWYDDVALGATRIGC